The proteins below come from a single Afipia sp. P52-10 genomic window:
- a CDS encoding HNH endonuclease, whose product MSAPWKRWYKTARWAALRLRIFLRDHFTCAACGRVEGNTALLVCDHRKPHRGDERLFWDEANLQTLCQSCHNGLKQRQEQSSLHQRGVWH is encoded by the coding sequence ATGAGCGCACCTTGGAAACGCTGGTACAAGACGGCGCGCTGGGCTGCGCTTCGGCTTCGCATCTTCCTCCGCGATCACTTCACATGTGCCGCATGCGGGCGCGTCGAGGGGAACACCGCGCTGCTGGTCTGCGATCATCGAAAGCCACATCGTGGTGACGAGCGATTGTTCTGGGATGAGGCCAACCTGCAGACGCTCTGCCAGAGCTGTCATAACGGACTGAAGCAGCGACAAGAGCAGAGCAGCCTGCATCAGCGCGGAGTCTGGCACTGA
- a CDS encoding transcription termination/antitermination protein NusG produces the protein MTMVLKIGDFVDFVDCAGDVLAMPVPHRWYLLRTHPNKEFVVFGGLFRRGFTAYVPSFQASRPTGRMENGKRHMRTLTRPVFPGIVFVPDFDANLDALRLVDGVVGFVKFGEERASMSVGMMADVRRLETFMNLPPKAQKGWAPTIGSLVRVTVAHNVSLTGRIERLDGQGRLRVLIDAMKREIAVTATVDQVEPA, from the coding sequence ATGACGATGGTGCTGAAGATTGGGGACTTCGTTGACTTCGTCGATTGTGCCGGCGACGTGCTTGCGATGCCGGTGCCGCACCGCTGGTACCTCTTGCGGACGCATCCGAACAAGGAATTCGTGGTGTTCGGCGGGCTCTTTCGACGCGGCTTCACGGCCTATGTGCCGAGCTTCCAGGCGTCACGGCCGACCGGTCGGATGGAAAACGGCAAGCGGCACATGCGCACGCTGACGCGGCCGGTGTTCCCAGGCATCGTATTCGTGCCGGATTTCGACGCCAATCTCGACGCGCTGCGACTTGTCGACGGCGTGGTCGGCTTCGTCAAGTTCGGCGAGGAGCGGGCTTCGATGTCGGTCGGAATGATGGCCGACGTGCGCCGCCTCGAAACGTTCATGAACCTGCCGCCGAAAGCGCAGAAGGGCTGGGCGCCGACGATTGGTTCGCTCGTTCGGGTGACCGTCGCTCACAACGTATCGTTGACCGGGCGGATCGAGAGGCTTGACGGACAGGGCCGACTCAGAGTGTTGATCGACGCCATGAAGCGCGAGATCGCGGTGACTGCTACCGTCGATCAGGTCGAACCAGCATAG
- a CDS encoding DUF4031 domain-containing protein: MTVYVDDMRARFGRMTMCHMIADSDDELHAMADLIGVKRKWHQAPPAHDSHYDIALSKRAKAVAAGAVEITLRQCAAMSAYRRMTQLPLPKPHMAELMFANFIKARNELGRG, translated from the coding sequence ATGACCGTTTACGTTGACGACATGCGCGCCCGGTTCGGCCGGATGACCATGTGCCACATGATCGCCGACAGCGATGACGAATTGCACGCGATGGCCGACCTGATCGGCGTCAAGCGTAAGTGGCACCAGGCGCCGCCGGCGCACGACTCTCACTATGACATCGCGTTGAGCAAACGCGCGAAGGCGGTTGCGGCCGGCGCGGTCGAGATCACGCTGCGCCAATGCGCGGCGATGTCCGCCTATCGACGCATGACGCAGTTGCCGCTGCCAAAGCCGCACATGGCTGAGCTGATGTTCGCGAACTTCATCAAAGCAAGAAACGAATTGGGGAGGGGGTAG
- a CDS encoding helix-turn-helix domain-containing protein, which yields MSTRLSIIPAGAVTDRNLEPRDLQVLCLLGRHTDRAGWCVRSQVKMAAEIACARSSVQRSLERLVDAGWVQKKQRGVPEGAEPGQPSASYAYRVILDRDDYAFTSATRDDGESHAENANHDGGCPPVGTPSGAEGAQPGGRPGAHPGRAPGAHVCVGTNNDPLERPHLERERDARARAERKAMFLAAFEARWPTAASDSRQRTAYAADALTEDEEREALEGIGPFIEHHKRTGRKGFPAGATYLEEKRWTLLKQAATSQEGGYHAADSAEVRAIGVLHEIAGKSSFFHSVIKRPGQPQVYYRIAVEPRLLALSTAPPASDWVALDRQQAAAWDAYLQTYMTVQTRHRLQEGARAPWAWPPRKDGSLSPAAPPGEISDDDADALANERLR from the coding sequence GTGAGCACACGACTTTCAATTATTCCGGCTGGGGCGGTCACCGACCGCAATCTTGAGCCGCGCGACCTGCAGGTGCTCTGCTTGCTCGGCCGCCATACCGATCGCGCCGGCTGGTGCGTGCGCAGCCAGGTGAAGATGGCGGCGGAGATCGCCTGCGCCCGGTCCTCGGTGCAGCGTTCGCTCGAACGGCTCGTCGATGCTGGTTGGGTGCAGAAGAAACAGCGCGGCGTGCCGGAAGGAGCGGAGCCGGGTCAGCCAAGCGCATCCTATGCCTATCGGGTGATCCTGGATCGAGACGACTACGCCTTCACGTCGGCGACGCGGGATGATGGCGAAAGCCATGCTGAGAATGCAAATCACGATGGGGGGTGCCCACCGGTGGGCACCCCCTCCGGTGCCGAGGGTGCCCAGCCAGGTGGGCGCCCGGGTGCCCACCCTGGGCGGGCACCGGGTGCCCACGTATGCGTGGGCACCAATAACGACCCCTTAGAACGACCCCACCTTGAACGTGAGAGAGATGCGCGCGCGCGAGCCGAAAGGAAAGCGATGTTCCTTGCTGCGTTCGAGGCGCGGTGGCCGACTGCGGCCAGCGACAGCCGGCAACGCACGGCCTACGCAGCGGATGCGCTGACCGAAGACGAGGAGCGAGAGGCGCTCGAAGGCATCGGTCCGTTCATCGAACATCACAAGCGGACCGGCCGAAAGGGCTTTCCGGCGGGGGCAACCTACCTTGAGGAGAAGCGCTGGACGCTGCTCAAGCAGGCCGCAACTTCGCAGGAAGGCGGCTATCACGCGGCGGACAGCGCGGAGGTGCGCGCGATCGGCGTGCTGCACGAGATCGCAGGAAAATCCTCGTTCTTCCACAGCGTGATCAAGCGGCCCGGCCAGCCGCAGGTCTACTACCGCATCGCTGTCGAGCCGCGGCTGCTCGCGCTTTCGACCGCGCCGCCGGCGTCCGACTGGGTGGCGCTCGACCGGCAGCAGGCTGCGGCCTGGGACGCGTACCTGCAGACGTACATGACCGTGCAGACCCGCCATCGCCTGCAGGAAGGCGCACGGGCACCCTGGGCCTGGCCGCCTCGGAAAGACGGATCGCTCTCGCCTGCGGCGCCGCCGGGCGAGATCAGCGACGACGATGCTGATGCGTTGGCCAATGAAAGGCTGCGATGA
- a CDS encoding DNA adenine methylase, giving the protein MTAPTRPVLRWHGSKWKIAPWVIDHFPQHRVYVEPFGGSGAVLLRKPRANTEIYNDRDGDVVNLFRVLRERPDALSRALSLTPFSRDEYDSLYETIEDPLERAWALVARSFMGMNSKGALEKSGFDTRVNPDGFISRLRSLIAVPDEIAAVALRFAHVVVENDDALRVIERFDRQDALIYCDPPYALETRSGKYYRHELSNSAHRKLIEKLRTANGMVVLSGYATAQYDDALADWRRVQTDALTDGAARRVETLWINPACAAALDREGKAAQQLEMMVG; this is encoded by the coding sequence ATGACAGCGCCGACGCGTCCGGTTCTTCGCTGGCACGGGAGTAAGTGGAAGATCGCTCCGTGGGTCATTGATCATTTCCCCCAGCACCGCGTTTATGTCGAGCCGTTCGGCGGGAGCGGTGCGGTTCTTCTTCGGAAGCCCCGCGCAAATACGGAAATCTACAACGATCGCGATGGCGACGTTGTGAACTTATTCCGCGTTCTTCGTGAGCGACCTGACGCGCTTTCGCGAGCATTGTCGCTGACGCCATTCAGCCGGGACGAATACGACTCGCTTTATGAGACGATCGAGGATCCACTAGAGCGCGCGTGGGCGCTGGTGGCGCGTTCGTTCATGGGAATGAACTCCAAGGGAGCCTTGGAGAAAAGCGGATTTGATACCCGCGTGAATCCCGACGGGTTCATTTCGCGACTTCGATCGCTCATCGCCGTGCCTGACGAAATTGCGGCTGTGGCACTTCGTTTTGCGCACGTTGTGGTCGAGAACGACGATGCACTTCGCGTCATTGAGAGGTTCGATAGGCAAGACGCGTTGATCTACTGTGATCCGCCGTATGCCTTGGAGACGAGAAGCGGCAAGTACTATCGTCACGAGCTATCCAACAGTGCGCATCGGAAGCTGATTGAGAAGCTTCGCACTGCCAATGGCATGGTGGTCCTCTCTGGTTACGCCACGGCTCAATATGACGACGCGCTCGCGGATTGGAGACGGGTCCAGACGGATGCCCTGACGGATGGGGCCGCACGCCGCGTCGAAACTCTTTGGATCAATCCAGCCTGTGCCGCCGCGCTCGATCGCGAGGGCAAGGCCGCGCAACAACTTGAAATGATGGTGGGGTGA
- a CDS encoding terminase TerL endonuclease subunit, protein MWDLSCPDWADRLRVGQPIIPTLPLINSEADLALRIFDELQLPDVPGTPKMRDACGDWFRMIVRVAFGSWDPAAKVRFIRDILAMLPKGQSKTTYCAALLLVALLMNRRPRAEALFIGPTQAISDNAYDKAVGMIECSRDLKRRFRTRDHIKTIVDLTTETELKVKTFDTNILTGTILIIALLDELHLLGRNVNTTKVLRQVRGGLEKTPEGLLIMTTTQSDEAPAGAFKDELKFARKMRDGAFRGKLVRPMLPILYEFPPEIASTPVKWQDPDNWGMVMPNLGRSVHLQSLVADWHSEREKGDHAVKVWASQHLNIEIGVGLADDGWRGADYWDERADTTLTLDELIRRSEVATVGVDGGGLDDLFGLCVIGREKGTRRWLVWSHAYAHPKVMEVRKDIAARLKDFEKEGSLTFCEVSEYVRKIADIVMRLFEAGLLPKKDAVGFDPNNIAAFIDELASRGVAGEMLRRLLQGPALSPALWGLEHKLSDDTLSHSGLELMQWVVGNVKVEVKGNGNMATKQAAGRAKIDPFIAMLCAAILMSWNPTAVGLTVYGQRGILMV, encoded by the coding sequence ATGTGGGACCTGAGCTGTCCAGATTGGGCGGATCGGCTACGGGTCGGACAGCCGATTATTCCGACATTGCCGCTGATCAACTCTGAGGCCGATCTGGCGCTGCGGATCTTCGACGAGTTGCAGCTACCGGACGTGCCTGGCACGCCGAAGATGCGCGACGCCTGCGGCGATTGGTTTCGGATGATCGTTCGTGTCGCGTTCGGGTCGTGGGACCCGGCCGCCAAGGTTCGCTTCATTCGCGATATTCTTGCGATGCTGCCCAAGGGACAGTCCAAGACGACTTACTGTGCGGCTCTGCTGCTTGTCGCCTTACTGATGAACCGGAGACCGCGCGCCGAAGCGTTGTTCATCGGGCCAACGCAGGCGATATCGGACAACGCCTATGACAAGGCGGTCGGCATGATCGAGTGCTCGCGCGACCTGAAGCGCCGCTTCCGGACGCGGGATCATATCAAGACGATAGTCGATCTCACGACGGAAACAGAGCTGAAGGTCAAGACGTTCGATACGAACATCCTGACTGGCACCATTCTGATCATCGCGCTGCTCGATGAGCTTCATCTGCTTGGCCGGAACGTGAACACGACGAAGGTCCTGCGTCAGGTGCGTGGCGGCCTGGAGAAGACGCCCGAGGGTTTGCTGATTATGACGACGACGCAGAGCGATGAAGCTCCAGCCGGCGCGTTCAAGGATGAGCTGAAGTTCGCCCGCAAGATGCGGGACGGAGCTTTCCGGGGAAAGCTCGTGCGGCCAATGCTGCCGATCTTGTACGAGTTTCCGCCGGAGATCGCATCAACGCCGGTCAAGTGGCAGGACCCTGATAACTGGGGCATGGTGATGCCGAACCTTGGCCGATCGGTACATCTGCAGAGCCTCGTCGCTGATTGGCACTCGGAGCGTGAGAAGGGTGACCATGCCGTGAAGGTGTGGGCGTCCCAGCACCTGAATATCGAAATCGGCGTCGGTCTCGCGGACGATGGCTGGCGCGGCGCCGACTATTGGGATGAGCGCGCGGATACCACTCTGACGCTTGATGAGTTGATCCGGCGTTCGGAGGTCGCGACCGTCGGTGTGGATGGCGGCGGCCTGGATGATCTGTTCGGCCTCTGCGTCATCGGGCGCGAGAAGGGGACGCGTCGCTGGTTGGTCTGGAGCCATGCATATGCGCATCCGAAAGTCATGGAGGTCCGCAAGGATATCGCGGCGCGGCTGAAGGACTTTGAGAAGGAGGGTTCGCTGACGTTCTGCGAGGTCTCCGAGTATGTGCGCAAGATCGCGGACATCGTCATGCGATTGTTCGAGGCCGGATTGCTGCCGAAGAAGGATGCGGTCGGCTTCGACCCGAACAATATCGCCGCATTCATCGATGAATTGGCCTCTCGTGGCGTCGCCGGTGAGATGTTGCGCCGTCTTCTGCAAGGGCCGGCGCTCTCTCCGGCGCTCTGGGGTCTTGAGCACAAGCTCAGCGATGACACGCTGTCGCACTCCGGGCTTGAGCTGATGCAGTGGGTCGTCGGCAACGTGAAGGTCGAGGTCAAAGGTAACGGCAACATGGCGACCAAGCAGGCTGCCGGCCGGGCGAAGATCGATCCATTTATCGCGATGCTCTGTGCCGCGATCCTCATGAGCTGGAATCCGACAGCGGTCGGGCTCACCGTGTACGGGCAGCGCGGCATACTGATGGTGTGA
- a CDS encoding DNA cytosine methyltransferase: MRELIVDNFAGGGGASTGIEMALGVSPDYAINHSSVALAMHEVNHPATVHLCNNVWKVDPDEIDGPIGLGWFSPDCKHFSKAKGGKPVEKGIRDLAWVVVRWARRRKGGPRVIILENVEEFSTWGPLAEDGRPCPDRKGLTFKRWVGELRRLGYKVEWRELRACDYGAPTIRKRLFLIARRDGEPIVWPEATHGDPKSAAVLSGMLKPWRTAAEIIDWSIPCHSIFLTPEEARTVGVKRPLAPATMARIAKGVKRYVIDAARPYIVNLTHQGGDRVESLDEPLATITGAHRGEKALAMPFVTAAQQGGSLRSLDEPIHTITASTKDQNQVAVPFVTGVGGRMGQTAPRGADQPVQTITAKADSVVISPHLMTMRDAQKPFNEADKPTHTITAGGARLHLVAAFLAQHNVSRGEQNPGRDAREPVSTILQTGSHQGIVAANMVRQFGTGVGSPMDEPARTVMADGGGKTQLSAAFLSKYYGPNVGQDADAPLHTATEKPRFGLVIVSIDGEPYVIADIGLRMLTPRELFRAQGFPESYVIDRKPDGSPISKTEQVSKCGNSVSPPMAAALVKANFAPRDVAFDGDRGSYFLEAAE; the protein is encoded by the coding sequence TTGCGGGAACTGATCGTTGACAACTTCGCGGGCGGCGGGGGCGCGTCCACTGGCATTGAAATGGCGCTCGGCGTCTCGCCGGACTATGCGATCAACCACAGTTCGGTTGCGCTGGCCATGCACGAGGTCAATCACCCGGCAACCGTGCATCTTTGCAACAATGTCTGGAAGGTCGATCCCGACGAGATCGACGGTCCGATCGGGCTGGGTTGGTTTTCGCCGGACTGCAAGCATTTCAGCAAAGCAAAAGGCGGCAAACCGGTCGAGAAGGGTATCCGCGATCTGGCCTGGGTCGTCGTGCGCTGGGCGCGCCGCCGGAAGGGCGGCCCGCGTGTCATCATTCTGGAGAATGTTGAGGAGTTCTCGACGTGGGGACCGCTCGCCGAAGACGGCCGGCCGTGCCCTGACCGGAAAGGACTGACGTTCAAGCGCTGGGTCGGCGAACTGCGGCGGCTCGGCTACAAAGTCGAATGGCGCGAACTTCGCGCGTGTGACTACGGCGCGCCAACCATCCGGAAGCGGCTCTTCCTGATCGCCAGGCGCGACGGTGAGCCGATCGTCTGGCCGGAGGCGACGCACGGCGATCCGAAAAGCGCGGCCGTGCTTTCGGGCATGCTCAAGCCCTGGCGGACGGCGGCGGAAATCATCGACTGGTCGATTCCTTGTCATTCGATCTTCCTAACGCCGGAGGAAGCACGCACCGTCGGCGTCAAGCGGCCGTTGGCGCCAGCCACGATGGCGCGCATCGCCAAAGGCGTGAAACGATATGTGATCGATGCGGCCCGGCCCTACATTGTCAACCTGACGCATCAGGGCGGCGATAGGGTCGAGAGCCTTGACGAACCGCTCGCGACGATCACCGGTGCGCATCGTGGCGAGAAGGCGCTGGCGATGCCGTTCGTCACGGCCGCGCAGCAGGGCGGAAGCCTGCGATCGCTTGACGAACCGATCCACACCATCACGGCATCCACCAAAGATCAGAACCAGGTCGCCGTGCCGTTTGTAACAGGCGTTGGCGGCCGCATGGGGCAAACGGCCCCGCGAGGCGCCGACCAGCCGGTCCAGACAATTACGGCGAAGGCGGATTCGGTTGTGATCTCGCCGCACCTGATGACGATGCGCGATGCGCAGAAACCGTTCAACGAGGCCGACAAGCCGACGCACACGATCACCGCTGGCGGTGCCCGGCTTCACCTGGTCGCTGCATTCCTTGCCCAGCACAACGTTTCCCGAGGCGAACAGAATCCGGGCCGCGACGCGCGTGAGCCGGTTTCCACCATCCTGCAGACCGGCTCGCATCAAGGGATCGTTGCGGCGAACATGGTCCGGCAGTTCGGCACCGGAGTTGGATCGCCGATGGATGAGCCGGCGCGCACCGTGATGGCGGACGGCGGCGGCAAGACGCAGCTTTCGGCGGCGTTCCTGTCGAAATACTACGGGCCGAATGTCGGGCAGGATGCCGACGCGCCGCTACACACCGCGACTGAGAAGCCGCGCTTCGGCCTCGTCATCGTATCGATTGATGGCGAGCCATATGTGATCGCTGACATCGGCCTGCGCATGCTCACACCGCGCGAGCTTTTCCGCGCGCAAGGGTTCCCAGAATCCTACGTGATCGACCGGAAGCCGGACGGGTCGCCGATCTCCAAGACCGAGCAAGTCTCGAAGTGTGGCAACAGCGTCTCGCCGCCGATGGCTGCCGCACTGGTCAAGGCCAACTTCGCGCCGCGCGATGTGGCGTTCGACGGCGATCGCGGCAGCTATTTCCTGGAGGCGGCGGAATGA
- a CDS encoding phage portal protein produces the protein MKLLDWFRRPVNASHAVRAMAGDSAEFYGFDDPRFLEFIRRGGSGMTEAGIAITPKTALKNPTVLRCVSLHAFSLGMLPLHLLNRRTGEKAVDHPLFRILHRRPNAWQTAFEFKSLMQQRVLGASDDGSRGDAFALIVRSGDRVLQLVPLPTSLVRPRQKNDWSLEYVFQRPEGGEVVLQQRDIFHLRCGLSEDGISGLSMVKQAAEAIALAIQTEKAAARLFRNGMLVGGALSHPQKLSPEAYERLKSSMEERLSGADNAHKWMILEEGMAPTQFSQTGRDSQHLEQRKYQNEEISRPFGVPRPLLNVDDTSWGSGIDVLGQFFVRFGLNPWFEAWQQAIERCLLTDREVDLYEAKINAGALLRGSMKDQAEFFAKGLGAGGHQPFLHPDEAREWLDLPRRDDLPKPMGQKDQSNEP, from the coding sequence ATGAAACTGCTCGATTGGTTCCGTCGCCCCGTCAATGCGTCGCATGCCGTGCGCGCGATGGCCGGTGACTCGGCAGAGTTCTACGGCTTCGATGATCCGCGATTCTTGGAGTTCATTCGGCGCGGCGGGTCGGGGATGACCGAGGCCGGCATTGCCATCACGCCAAAAACCGCCCTGAAGAACCCAACCGTTCTTCGGTGTGTTTCGCTTCATGCGTTCTCGCTCGGCATGCTTCCGCTGCACCTCCTGAACCGGAGAACTGGCGAGAAGGCAGTGGATCATCCACTCTTTCGCATTCTGCATCGTCGTCCGAACGCCTGGCAGACGGCGTTTGAGTTCAAGTCATTGATGCAGCAGCGCGTGCTCGGCGCGAGCGATGATGGATCGCGCGGCGACGCTTTTGCGTTGATCGTGCGAAGCGGCGACCGGGTCCTTCAACTCGTGCCGCTTCCGACCAGTCTTGTGCGCCCGCGCCAGAAGAATGACTGGTCGTTGGAGTATGTTTTCCAGCGTCCGGAAGGTGGCGAGGTTGTCCTCCAGCAGCGCGATATCTTTCATCTGCGCTGTGGCTTGTCCGAAGACGGGATCTCCGGCCTGTCGATGGTCAAGCAGGCGGCGGAGGCAATCGCCCTGGCCATCCAGACTGAGAAGGCGGCGGCGCGCCTGTTTCGGAACGGAATGCTAGTCGGCGGCGCGCTCTCGCATCCGCAGAAGCTGTCGCCTGAAGCGTATGAGCGGCTCAAATCCAGCATGGAAGAGCGGCTGAGCGGGGCCGACAACGCTCACAAGTGGATGATCCTCGAGGAGGGGATGGCACCGACCCAGTTCTCACAGACGGGTCGGGACAGTCAGCACCTCGAGCAGCGCAAATATCAGAACGAAGAAATCTCGCGCCCGTTCGGCGTGCCGCGGCCCTTACTGAACGTTGATGATACGTCGTGGGGGTCCGGAATCGATGTGCTGGGCCAATTCTTCGTGCGGTTCGGCCTCAATCCCTGGTTCGAAGCGTGGCAGCAAGCCATTGAGCGATGCCTGCTGACCGATCGGGAGGTCGATCTGTATGAGGCCAAGATCAATGCAGGCGCACTGCTGCGTGGCTCAATGAAAGATCAGGCTGAGTTCTTTGCGAAGGGACTCGGCGCCGGCGGCCACCAGCCGTTCTTGCACCCAGACGAAGCGCGCGAATGGCTTGACCTGCCGCGGCGTGACGATCTCCCGAAGCCAATGGGACAGAAGGATCAGAGCAATGAGCCTTAG
- a CDS encoding head maturation protease, ClpP-related encodes MTISRSQWDRRIRAMSLRKLPEVRAFQKPDWLNFEAPDQNVDAFDPSVVSAAENDSAEISIYGQIGIDPITGGDNSERRIAAALRSIGKRDITVSINSPGGNFFSGLSIYNLLRAHPAKVTVNVIGMAGSAASVIVMAGDRILMADGSFIMVHNASAVVIGNKFDAKDAAELLAEVDDAMAQIYAARAGVEPKVAAAWMDRRRGDGTMFNAASAIESGLADERLAADAVKVNADVAKSVPRERILENALVAAANMSPQDAKAFIADIKSGTRDAPVNVTRDADEVRAALLQLMSTIRS; translated from the coding sequence GTGACGATCTCCCGAAGCCAATGGGACAGAAGGATCAGAGCAATGAGCCTTAGAAAACTTCCCGAAGTCCGGGCCTTTCAGAAGCCCGATTGGCTGAACTTCGAGGCGCCGGATCAGAATGTCGACGCATTCGATCCGTCCGTTGTTTCCGCTGCAGAGAATGACTCGGCCGAGATTTCGATCTACGGCCAGATCGGCATCGATCCGATCACCGGCGGTGATAATTCGGAACGCCGCATCGCCGCCGCACTTCGCTCGATAGGCAAGCGGGATATCACCGTTAGCATCAATTCGCCGGGCGGAAATTTCTTCTCTGGCCTCTCGATCTACAACTTGTTGCGCGCGCATCCCGCCAAGGTGACTGTCAACGTCATCGGCATGGCGGGCTCCGCGGCGTCGGTGATCGTGATGGCAGGCGACAGAATCCTGATGGCAGACGGCTCGTTCATTATGGTCCATAACGCGTCTGCGGTTGTCATCGGAAACAAGTTCGACGCAAAGGATGCGGCCGAGCTGCTTGCCGAAGTCGACGACGCGATGGCGCAGATTTACGCGGCCCGTGCCGGCGTCGAACCGAAAGTAGCGGCAGCGTGGATGGATCGCCGCCGCGGCGATGGAACGATGTTCAATGCGGCGTCGGCGATTGAGAGCGGGCTCGCCGATGAGCGCCTTGCTGCCGATGCAGTCAAGGTGAACGCTGATGTCGCAAAGAGTGTGCCGCGCGAACGCATCCTGGAAAATGCGCTCGTCGCGGCGGCGAATATGTCTCCGCAGGACGCCAAGGCGTTCATTGCGGACATCAAATCCGGTACGCGCGATGCTCCGGTCAACGTCACGCGAGATGCTGACGAAGTGAGGGCTGCCCTGCTGCAGCTGATGTCAACAATTCGGTCATAA
- a CDS encoding DUF2303 family protein, which yields MTKQTSAGDAQTIADLAVKAAGTATTITSATGREFLILPAEFDYHEVTPENSQDVLTPKRIRQAVILQNADALVEYLNRFKGDDSLLFADVQKSLVVAAIDYHAKDKASLVTHRASLQLPFSEEWKVWSEVSGRLMPQLEFARFVEENAPDIKAPDAATLIETVRDLQARRSVNFIQAVRTASDNESFEFTDNTEARTKGGVELPTKFLIEIPVYFGEPAGEVPAFLRWKLDDGKLLLGIKLNRMEHIRQAAFKMIVTFLHERTGVLPVFGAIGV from the coding sequence ATGACCAAACAGACCAGCGCGGGCGATGCGCAGACGATCGCCGACCTTGCCGTGAAGGCGGCAGGCACGGCCACGACGATCACGTCCGCAACCGGGCGGGAATTCCTGATTCTGCCTGCGGAATTCGACTACCACGAAGTGACACCGGAGAATTCGCAAGACGTGCTCACTCCGAAGCGCATCAGGCAGGCCGTGATCCTGCAGAATGCCGACGCGCTAGTCGAGTACCTGAATCGGTTCAAGGGCGACGACTCCCTGCTGTTCGCCGATGTGCAGAAGAGCCTCGTGGTCGCGGCGATCGACTACCATGCCAAAGACAAGGCGTCACTCGTCACGCATCGCGCGTCACTGCAGCTTCCGTTCTCCGAGGAATGGAAAGTCTGGAGCGAAGTCAGCGGCAGGCTTATGCCGCAACTCGAGTTCGCACGGTTCGTCGAGGAGAATGCACCGGACATCAAGGCTCCGGATGCGGCAACCTTGATCGAAACCGTTCGCGACCTGCAGGCGCGCCGGTCGGTCAATTTCATCCAGGCGGTGCGCACGGCGAGCGACAACGAAAGCTTCGAGTTTACCGACAATACCGAAGCGCGCACCAAGGGCGGCGTTGAGCTGCCGACGAAGTTCTTAATCGAGATTCCGGTCTATTTCGGCGAGCCGGCCGGCGAAGTCCCGGCCTTCCTTCGCTGGAAGCTCGATGATGGGAAGCTTTTGCTCGGCATCAAGCTGAACCGGATGGAGCACATCCGTCAGGCTGCATTCAAGATGATCGTGACGTTCTTGCATGAGCGCACCGGCGTGCTGCCTGTATTCGGCGCCATCGGGGTCTGA